A stretch of DNA from Desmospora activa DSM 45169:
GTCCATACTCCTTTGTTTTTCTAGTCCATCCCATTGTACAACAATCCTTCCAAAGGAAAAACCGCCAGCAACGGCGGTTGAGGATGCTAACAAACTGGTCGCGGGATGGTCGGGGTGGTTATCCGTCTTCGCTCCATGCGTGGCAGAGTCGCTCGCCGGATAACTACCCCTCCCTCTGTTTTCTAACCATTCCAGTAGTTTGTCATCAATCTGAACCGCCTATAACGGCTATACGTTGTCGTTATACGATGGAGGCCCGCCATTCGGAGGCGATGGAAACAAAGCGACGGCCGTCGATAGCCTGTTCCAGATCTTCCAAGAGATCGCCGGCATCCTCCAAGCCGACGGAGAGGCGCAATAAGCCCTCGGTCACGCCTCTGACTTCCCGTTCCGACCGCGGCATAGCGGCATGAGACATACGGGCGGGGTACGAGAGAATGCTTTCCACCGCCCCTAAACTGACGGCGACGAGAGGAAGTTTCACTTGTGACAACACTTCCCTCACCTTTTCCCCGCTTCCCAGATCAAAGGAGAGAACCGCGCCATGGCCACTCGCCTGTGACGCTTGTAGCTGATGACCGGGGTGATCGGGCAAGCCGGTGTAGTAGACGTGTTTAACTTGTGGATGGCGGGAAAGGGCTTTTGCAATACGTTCAGCAGAAGCAGTAGCCGCTTCCATCCGGGTGGCCAAGGTTTTTAACCCCCGCATCGTCAGCCAAGAATCCTGCACACCCAACACCGCACCCAAGGCATTTTGCAATCCATAGAGGCGGTTTGCCACATCCACATCTTTTACCGCTACCAATCCGGAGACGACATCGCTGTGGCCACCGATAAATTTGGTTGCGCTGTGAATGACAATATCTGCCCCCAGCTCCAAGGGACGCTGAAAATACGGGGTGAGAAAGGTATTATCAACAACAGTGAGCAGACCATGGCGCTGGGCAATCTCGGCGATCCCCCGTAAATCGGTCACTTTAAGCGTAGGATTAGAAGGGGTTTCCACATAAATGGCTCGAGTATGAGGTTTGACCGCTGCCTCTACCGCCGCCAGATCAGTCGTATCCACAAAATCGGCCTCAATCCCCATCCGCGGCAACACTTCGGTCAGAACGCGAAAGGTTCCCCCGTACAGATCGTTGGAGACAACCAAATGATCCCCGGTGGAAAAGAGAAACAAAGTACTGGAGATCGCCGCCATTCCGGAAGCGAAGGCAAACCCGCGACACCCACCTTCCAACTGAGCAATCGTCTCTTCCAACGCGTGGCGGGTAGGGTTGCCGGAGCGGGCATAATCATAGACACCGGGCTGGTCCACATCCGCTTGGTGAAAAGTGGAGGCCTGATACAACGGGATACTGGCCGCCCCAGTAATCGGATCAATTTCGTTGCCGTTGTGCAGTAACCGTGTTTCAAACTTCATCGCTTTACACACCCTTTCCCGTGGTAACCGTCGAGCGGGCTTGGTCCAAAGCATAAGACAGGTCGGCGGTCAGATCGTTCAAATGCTCAATTCCCACTGACAGGCGCAACAACCGATCACAAACACCCACTTTACGCCGTATCGGTTCAGGAATGTCGGCGTGGGTCTGGGTGGCGGGATAAGTAACCAAGCTTTCCACTCCCCCTAAACTTTCGGCGAAGGAGATCAAACGCAGGTAGCGTAGAAATTCCGGTA
This window harbors:
- a CDS encoding aminotransferase class I/II-fold pyridoxal phosphate-dependent enzyme; the encoded protein is MKFETRLLHNGNEIDPITGAASIPLYQASTFHQADVDQPGVYDYARSGNPTRHALEETIAQLEGGCRGFAFASGMAAISSTLFLFSTGDHLVVSNDLYGGTFRVLTEVLPRMGIEADFVDTTDLAAVEAAVKPHTRAIYVETPSNPTLKVTDLRGIAEIAQRHGLLTVVDNTFLTPYFQRPLELGADIVIHSATKFIGGHSDVVSGLVAVKDVDVANRLYGLQNALGAVLGVQDSWLTMRGLKTLATRMEAATASAERIAKALSRHPQVKHVYYTGLPDHPGHQLQASQASGHGAVLSFDLGSGEKVREVLSQVKLPLVAVSLGAVESILSYPARMSHAAMPRSEREVRGVTEGLLRLSVGLEDAGDLLEDLEQAIDGRRFVSIASEWRASIV